Within the Alteromonas sp. M12 genome, the region AAAGAGGTCAAACAGGACGGGTTTTGTGTGGTTGACCAAGAATTGGAATTAGGTCTACGATCCCTCGCCATTCCCGTGTTTGATTATCATGGAAAACTACTTGGGGCGGCCAATATAAGCACCAATTCTCTGCGAGTCAGTATCGAAAAGCTTATTAACGAATATTCACTGGTGTTAAAAGATGCCGCTAAACAGATTTCTGCGCATGCTAAATAGCTGGTTTGAATTGTTTATTATGGCCTAAATCTAATACTGCTTACGAATACCGACCGTTTTTTTGATTCTCAACTAATTCATCCAGTATTTGTGTCGCAGCTTGCATTATTTCGCTATAGGGCTCTTTTCGTCGGCTGCAAATGACAGGGCTAGTTATGGATTTATCTTCTAGTTGCACCAGCACTACATCATCTCTCGTCATGCGTTTAACTTGTTCAGGCACAAGCGCAAAGCCCATTTCTGAGGCCACCAATGCCAACGCCGTTTGAATATCATTTACCTGTTGTGCAATACGTACGTTCAATCCGTTACGAGAGAATAAATCAATACAAATGTCGGCAAATGTCGGGCTTTGACCAGCTGGATATAGGATCATAGGTAACTTTGCTAATTCAGCCATGGTGATGGTTTTTGATGCCAACGGGTGTTCTTTATGCAGTGCCACTAACATCGGCTCTTGTAACAAGGTTGTCTGTTCAATTTCTGGATCGTTTATATAGATGCGTCCTAAACCGATATCAATTTTGCCGGTTTTGAGTGCGTCTAATTGGTCACGGGTTTTTAATTCGTACAATATAATTTCAGCTGTGTTGTTCTGCCTTAACCTTCTAACCATGGTCGGAAATTGACCATAAAAAACCGATGGTACAAATCCAATACCAAAAACAATTTTGCCACTTTCGGCCACTCGACGTGTATCTTCTATGGTTACCGATACCTTAGATAGGATTTGTTTAGCATGTTGCCAAAAGTATTGGCCGGCCGGCGTCAAAGTTAATCCACGTGGATGGCGGTTAAACAAAGTGACACCGATCTCCTCCTCTAACTGTTTGATTTGTCTGGTTAAAGGTGGCTGAGCGATGAAGAGTTTTTTAGCCGCGTTGGTTAAGTTTAACTCCTCAGCTACCGCACAGAAATAGCGTAGATGCCTTAGTTCCATCATACCTCCAAGGTATTGCTCGCAACCAATTCAATATTGGTAAGCACTCAAAATAGCATTTAAATTAAATAAACTTTAACTACATGGTAACAGACGATTAACATGAGCAAGATTGCAAGTATCAATACTTTTATTGTCGATATTCCGACAATTAGACCACACAAACTGTCGATGACCTCGATGTCAGTACAATCAATGGTGATTGTACGCATCCGTGATAATAACGGTTTAGAAGGTATAGGTGAAGGTACTACTATTGGTGGTTTAGCTTATGGACCTGAAAGCCCCGAAAGTATTCAAACGAATATCGACAAATATTTTTCGCCACTCATTATCAATCAGCCAGCAAGCAATATCAATGTGCTGATGCAAATGCTGAATCAATCTATCCGCGGAAATTACATTGCTAAATCAGCAGTAGAGACCGCTTTGTTGGATTTGAAAGGCAAGCAGTTAGGTGTTCCTGTTTCTGATTTATTAGGTGGTGCTTGTCACGATAAAGTGGACTGTCTTTGGGTATTGGCCTCTGGAAATACTGAAAAAGATATCGAAGAAGCCAAAGCAATGATTGCGCAAAAAAGGCATTGCCACTTTAAGATGAAAATTGGTGCTAGAGCACTCGAAGCAGATATTGAGCACGTCATAGCCGTGAAAAAAGCTCTTGGCAGTAACATCAGTATTCGCGTGGACGTGAATCAGGCGTGGAACGAAGTGACCGCGGTAAAAGGTATGGCAGCGCTACAAGATGCAGGCATTGATTTAGTTGAGCAACCGACACCGGCTAAAGATTTTGCCACTTTAGTGCGATTATCCGAAAAATTTAATATTCCGATTCTTGCCGATGAATCTATTGCAGACAAACAAGACGCCTACATTCTTGCCAAGCAGGGCTTTGCTGGCTCAGTGGCACTCAAAATTGCAAAAGCAGGCGGGCTTAAAGGCGCACTCGATGTTGCTACTTTGTGTACCGCTGCTGGAATCGATGTTTACGGTGGAACCCTGTTGGAAGGCTCAATAGGCACAGCCGCCGCCTTACACGCATGGTCGACCATCCCTAATATGCAATTTGGCACAGAAATGTTTGGCCCTTTGCTTTTAAAAGACGATTTTATCAAAAACCCACTTCAGTATCGTGATTTCGGTGTTGAAATTCCTACGCTTCCAGGATTGGGACTTGAGATTGATGAAGATAAATTTACTCACTACATGCGTAAGTAACGCGAGGATAAAAATATGTTATTTCAAGTAAATATGACCGTAATTCCACCAAAAGATATGCCTAAAGAGCAATTTGACGAAATAAAAGCAACAGAAAAGAAATATGCCGAGCAGCTTCAGCAGCAAGGTATTTGGAAGCACCTTTGGCGCGTTGTAGGGCAATATGCCAATGTGAGTATTTTTGAAGTAAAAGATAATGCGCATCTCCATGAGATTTTGATGGGGCTTCCTTTATATCCCTATATGGAAATGACCGTGACTCCTTTGTGTGATCACCCTTCTTCCATTCATTAATCATAATCAATTAGCGTACTTGGAGATTTTTATGAGCGTTAAAACAATGCAAACAGAAGCAGTACAAACCCTACTAAAAAAAGCGGCTGGACTAGATAAAGAAGGCGGAAACCCGCGTTTTAAAACCATAATGCATAGGTTTTTATCAGACATTTATCAAATGATAGAAGACTTGGACATTACTCCAGAAGAGTTTTGGCAAGGCGCTAATTACTTAAATGAGTTAGGTACAAACAAAGAAGCGGTATTGTTAGCGCCAGGTCTTGGATTCGACCACTATTTAGATATTCGCGAAGATGCAAAAGATGAGTTAGCAGGCATCGCTGGTGGTACTCCTCGCACAATTGAAGGGCCACTTTACGTAGAAGGTGCACCTATTATCCAACAAGGCGAAAAAATGGATGATGGTAAAACACCAGGCCAAGAAATGTTGCTACATGGTCGTGTTACCGATGAAGAAGGAAACCCAATCGCCGATGCAATGGTCGATATCTGGCATGCAGATACGAAGGGCGCTTATTCATATTTTGATCCAAGCCAAAGTGAATTTAACTTGCGTCGCAGAATTCGTACCGACAAAGATGGGAAATATGTTGTGCGCTCAATCGTGCCAAGTGGATACGGATGCCCTCCAGGCGGATCTACCATGAAAGTGCTTGAAAACTTAGGTCGCCACGGCAACAGACCTGCTCACATTCATTACTTTGTATCTAAACCTAACTTTAAACACCTTACCTCGCAAATTAATTTAGCCGGTGATGAATACACCTATGACGACTTCGCTTTCGCCACACGTGACGAACTGGTTGTTGATGCAAATCCGGTTAATGATGCCAAACTTATTAGTGAACATGGTTTTGCCAAAGAATACCTAGATGTTGAATTTAACATCGAACTTGTTAAAACCACTGAAGAATCAATCCAGCAAGCCCATCCTCGTGCCCGAGTATCCTTAGAACAAGCATAAGTTTATTCTTTGGTGATGCAAAAAGTTTACAAAAAGAAGGTTACTAAAGCCTCGGAATGTAAACGCATTGAGCCCATTTGGGCTCTTTTTTTATATTTTTTGTAGATGCTTTAACCTATATGCCTTTTATTAAACGACTAGTTGCTCGTTAATCTCCTCTTCTAACTAATCTGCTTTATTTCACATTGATTGATGCAAAGGGGAGCTCTGTATTTATTGATTTGCGGCTGAGTGCTGTATCGCACAGACTAGCGTCCATTAAAAGGTCAGTTTAGGGAGGAAACAACATAGCAGCCGCCTTGTTGAACAGAGTGTTATTCTTTGGAGCTTCTTTTGACTGCATCCTCAACCATCCCAATCACCAATCATTTGATAGATTGTCTGTCGGAACAACAGCGTTACTGGTTCCAAACCCATAGTACACCGGTCGACTTAGTATTTGGGCAGGTGCTAAATGTAGTTGATAAACCGCCAAAATATGTCTATTTCCCAATCAGTGGATTCATTTCACTATTGACCATTATTTTAGATGAACCACCTTTAGAAATGGGGGTAATAGGCAATGAGGGGATGTTAGGTGCAACCATGGCGTTGCGCAATAATAATGCACCTTTGCAAGCTATTGTGCAGGGAACGGGCAGTGCGTTAAGGATTAATGCTGTCATGTTTCGTCAATATCTTAAAAGCTGCCTTCCGTTGCAAAAATTATTGTTTAGATACCTCTACGTGTTAATCCAGCAACTGGCACAAACCGGTGCATGCAATAGTTTTCATGAGGTGCAACAACGTCTAGCCCGCTGGTTGTTGATGACCCAAGACCGTGCCCATAGCGATCATCTTCAGCTCACTCATCAGTTTTTGGCAAGCATGTTAGGTGTGCGTCGCAGTGCTGTTACTATCGCAGCAGGGATCATGCAGCAGCAAGGGCTTATCAGTTATAGCCGTGGGCATATCAGAGTATTGTCAAGAAACGGCCTCAAACAGGCATCTTGTGGATGCTACAGCGCGGCTATTAAAGCTTATCAACAAAATTTTCCGCTTCCAGACAACGGATAGTTTAACCTCAACCATGCAAGTTAAGTTGGCGATGTTTAGACCGATAGATGAATCTAGAGTTAGCGTCTGCTTAATGGATTTTTCAAGCTATGTTGTAGCTAACTGTTGCTTAATTTTGTCTTGATAAGTGTTGTCATTAAGCAACTCTGAGTCAAATTCAGGGCAATGCTTGATGACCTCAACACTGAGGTGGCAATTGACAGCGTGTTCCATCCAATTTATGGAATCAATGTGTTTAGGCGCTATTAACACTTTTCTACCACCAGGCCACAGATCATGCGTGTCTATCACAATGAATTGAATAACCCAATTGTCGGTATCTAATATTAGGTCGTATATCTGCCCAAAAGTGTCGTCTTTTGCTTTAATCCCATAACCTTGCAATTCATCGATAGAACGTAAATGATTGTCGTCTATCGAATCATCAGTAATCTTTTCGAAATCTTGCATATCTGCTTGGGGACTTTTTGCTAAGGCCGTTGGATGAGCATAATCTCCCCAGACGCCAGGACCCGTCCAGTAATAACCATAACCGAAGTACTTAAATAATAGCGCTTCGTATGCACGTGATACCGTCTGGTGTTCATCTATTGACGGACTGTCTTTGACCTCTTGCATGGTAAGTTTTACATGAATCTTCTCTGCTGCAACGTCAATATCACGGAGAGAAATCGGGCTGATCAGTACTTTCTCACCCAAAGGTAACCATTTATGGGTGTCTGCGTACATATATCTGACTGTCCATGAGCGGTCATCAAATAGAAAATCTTGACTCACACCTATATCACCATCAGTCGCGGCTATGGTGAATCGTTTAATATCCCGTAGGCCTGCATACATAAAATTTTCCTATTCGTATTTTTGTTCCAATTTATAACTATTATAAATTCAGTTGTTCACTTAGAGCTTAGAAGAGGAACATCTACTACGCCAGCTATCGGTATTGTTATTCGCTGATTGCAAAACCTCGAAACAATCGGTTTAAAATTTCACAAAACATAACACTCTGGCACTCACCTCGCCGTTCGCTAATGAGCGTAGAACTATAGCGTAACATTCGTTAAGACACTGATTTAAACTTATCAACTTGAAACACCTTTGGTTCTGAACAAGGCTTATCTATCAACTGCCAATCCGTGCGCTATCGAACAGACTGTCATTAGTTATCCCTTTACTATTAAGCGCTAGAGATTTGTAAACGGAAGAAACGATCTTCATTTTTTCGATTTCAATCTTACACATTCCTATAGATCTATCAGTAACTCGACAGTTCCATTATTTAAAGGGTAGTTATGTCAAATTTGATCTATTTTCTTTTTGGTTCTGCGTGTTCTGAGCCACCTTGGGATAGCCTACTTCCTGTCCGAGAAGAACTATTTGGTATCGAAAGATTAGAGCAGCACGCCGTTACTTTGGCTGCAGCACAGATAGTGGCTAAGTCAACCCCAAGGGGGGTGCCTTTACAAATAAGACTTAAACAAAATGCATCGGTGTTGCTGAATGCTTACCGAGCCAGTGCCAAAGAATTAGAAGCAGGTCATATTGTCGTGCCCGCCGCAGAGTGGTTGTTAGACAATTATCACTTAGTCGAGCAGCAAATTCGCGAAGTAAAAGAGGATTTACCCCCTAGTTTCTATCGTCAATTACCTAAATTGTCAGTCGGACCTTTTGCTGGTTACCCTCGGGTATTTGGTATTGCGTGGGCCTATGTCGCACATACCGATAGCCATTTTGACCCTGATAATCTATGTCGATTTATTCAAGCCTATCAAAGTGTTCAGCCCTTAACTATTGGAGAGTTGTGGGCGATTGCCATTACCTTGCGTATTGTGTTGATCGAAAATTTACGGCGCTTGGCAGACCAGTTCACAGTGGGACGACTTGCCCGTGCTGATGCTGATCAACTCACCGACCGTTTGCTGGTCTCTGGTTGTGCTCACTCAGTATTAGCTGAAGACATTGCGACGCGTTCTTCAGGCCCCTTGTCTGAGCCTTTTGCCGCACAATTGGCTAAACGTTTGCGTGATCAAGATCCAAAAACCACCCCAGCTCTTGAGTGGTTAGAGCAAAGGCTGAATGCACAAGAGCTGACAGTTGAAGCGGTTGTGCAACGTTCACAGCTGCGCCAAGGCGCATCAAATGTGACTATTCGCAACGTGATTACGAGTATGCGACTCATTTCAGATATCGACTGGACAGAATTGTTTGAGCGAGTCAGTTTGGTTGATAAACGTTTAAGTGAAGATAGTAAATTTTCTGAATTGGATTTTGCAACGCGAAATTTATACCGCAGCGCGATTGAACAACTTGCTCGTGGTTCACTATTTTCTGAACTTGAAGTGGCTGAACTTGCTTTGCAAACAGCCGAGGAAGCGTCCAAAAATGCGGAAAATGAAAGAGAGGCTGAACGGCTCGGGGATCCCGGATATTGCTTAATCGAACAGGGCAGACGCAGTTTTGAACGTTCGCTAAAATTTAAACCAAAGCTAGGTTTATGGCTCAGTCGTTTACATATTCGAATCGGTTTGAGTGGTTATATAGCTTCAATTTTAATCTCTGCTTTAACTTTAGTGCTGCTATCGATTTACGCTTTTGGTTTTTCCCAGCTTCCGCTGTCATGGCTGGTGTTGATAACTGCATTAGGTTTTATACCCGCGACCGAAATATCAACCGCAATAGTCAATCGTTCAGTGACATGGCGACTAGGCTCAAGAGTATTGGCTGGACTCGAACTTAAATCTGGCGTTCCAGCAGCCTTACGTACTCTTGTCGTGGTGCCAACTCTGCTGACTAATGAAGATGATATTTTGGAGCAAGTTGAACAACTAGAAGTACATTTTTTAGGTGGTATTGACGGTCACTTAAGTTTTGCTTTGTTAGTGGATGGAGTCGATGCTGATCAAGAAGTGCTAGATAGCGATGCTCCTTTGTTGGCCAAAGCGAGCGCAAAAATAAACGAATTAAACCAACGTTACGGGCCAGGCCCGACTGGAAAACGGTTTTTGTTACTTTATCGGCACCGACTGTTTAATCCTTCTGAGAACAAGTGGATGGGATGGGAGCGTAAGCGCGGTAAACTTCACGAGCTAAATCGTTTATTACGTGGCGCTACTGATACCAGTTTTATGTCATCGGTTGGTTGCATGACGGATTTACCGACAAATGTGCGTTATGTGATTACGCTGGATGCTGATACTCGATTACCCCGAGATACGGCCCAACGTCTCATTGGTAAAATGGGCCATCCTTTAAATCGTCCAAGGCTTAATCCTGATACTCAGCGGATTGAAGCAGGTTACGGCATTATTCAACCACGAGTGACTCCGTCACTATCTGTCGGTACTGAAGGATCGTTTTATCAACGGGTTTTTTCAAATCCAGGGGGGATGGATCCATATGCTGCTGCTATTTCAGATGTTTATCAGGATCTGTTCGGCGAAGGCTCTTATACCGGTAAAGGTATTTATGATATTGACGCGTTTGAAAGCTCCTTGGCAGGGCGAGTGCAGAAAAATACATTATTAAGTCACGATTTATTTGAGGGGATATTTGCCCGCGCTGCTTTGGTTTCAGATATTGAAGTGGTAGAGGAATTTCCGGCTCGTTATGATGTTTTGGCAAAACGTCAACATCGCTGGATCCGTGGTGACTGGCAGTTACTTCCTTGGATATTTGCACGCTTTACAGGGGTTAAATCGGTGTCTCATATTGGGCGCTGGAAAATGTTAGATAACCTCAGGCGATCCTTAGTGGGGCCGCTAACACTTTTGGCTCTGTTGTTATCTTGGTTATTACCCTTGTCATTGGCTGTTATTAGCACAGCCTTGTTACTTGCTACTATGATAATACCGGCGTTCATACCTAGTGTATTTTCACTCACACCACATAAAAGCAGTGTTAATCTTGCGAATCATCTGCGGATGTGGACAGGTGATTTACGTAATGCTGGTGCCCAAGTTTTGTTTAATCTGGCTTTTTTGCCTGATCATAGTTGGCGCACAATTGATGCAATTAGTCGAACATTACTGCGCGTGTTCTTCTCCCATAGGGGCTTGTTAGAATGGACAAGTACAGCTCAATCTAATGGTCATCCTCGCTTAAGTCTAGTGGGATTCTATAGAACAATGTGGACAGGCACCGTAGTCAGCCAAGTGATTTGTTTGGGATTGCTGGTCCTTGCACCAACATCATGGCCCTTGATAGTACCTTTTGCACTGCTGTGGTTATTGGCTCCGCTTTTTGCGTTTTTTAGTAGCCGCTCTCAGCCCTCGGCCCTAGGGCAAGATACAGACCAGTTTAGTGGAGAGTTACGTCTCACAGCACGACAAACTTGGCGTTATTTTGAAACCTTTGTTACTGCACAGGACAATATGCTTCCTCCTGATAATTTTCAGGAAGAACCTCAAGCTGTTATTGCGCACCGAACTTCACCAACCAATATTGGACTTTACCTATTATCAGCGGTCTGCGCGCGAGACTTTGGTTGGGCAGGGTTGCAAGAAACTATTGCACGTTTGGAGGTCACGTTTAAAACCCTTAAAGGACTACCTCGTTATAAAGGCCACTTTTACAATTGGTATTCCACTCAAACCTTGCAAGTCTTATTACCTGCATATGTTTCATCTGTTGATAGTGGTAACTTAGCGGGCCATTTGATTGCTTTAGCCAATGCTTGTGATGAATGGCAAGAACAACCAATGCACAACTGTATTAGTACCGGCATACAAGACAATCTCAAATTGCTACTCGAGGTAACTCACCCAACAACTAGCAACAATTCTCGACCCAACCAATTACTCAATACGTTAATAACTGACATAAGCGTGCTGATAAATGGCTCACAAAACATTGAGGTTTTTGCGCCAACCGTTCTCGAACTCACTAAAAAAGCGCAAAAATTAGTTAACCAACAACTATCTAGCGACAATCAACTTTACGTAACCGAAGTATGTTTTTGGCTTGGATCAATAGGGAAATTGGTTACTCAGCAATTACTCGATCAGCAAGCGCTTGCTAAGCCAGAAGCTAGAAATATTTTAATTCAGCGGCTCTATACACTTGCCAATACCGCCCGTTACATGGCCCACGAGATGGATTTCGCGTTTTTACTCGACCCTGAAAGAAATTTGATATCCATTGGATACTCTCTGGCTGAGAATTGTCTTGACCCCAGTTGCTACGATTTACTGGCGTCAGAAGCTCGCTTAGCCAGCTTGTTCGCTATCGCGAAAGGTGATGTCGTGACCAAACACTGGTTTCGCCTTGGACGCACAGCCACGCCACTGGGCAATGGTTCGGCGTTGATTTCTTGGTCAGGCTCTATGTTTGAATATCTGATGCCTTCCCTGGTAATGCGCGCACCTTTGGGCAGTTTATTGGAGCAGACCAATTGTTTAGTGGTCGAGCGTCAACAACAATATGGTCATCAATTGGGCATTCCTTGGGGCATATCTGAGTCCTCCTTTAATGCGCGGGATATCGAATTAACTTATCAATATTCCAACTTTGGTGTACCCGGTTTAGGTCTGAAACGAGGATTATCAGAAAATACAGTTATTGCACCTTATGCTACTGGGCTTGCCACTATGGTCGATCCTAAAGCGGCGGTTGAAAACTATCGACGCCTTGAAAAAATGGGAGCTAGAGGGACCTTTGGATTCTACGAAGCGCTTGATTTTACCCCAGCACGCCTGCCACTAGGGGCTGACGTCGCCATTGTGCGCAGTTTTATGGCTCATCATCAAGGCATGACCATAGTGGCTATTCTCAACTGTTTGCACAAAGGACTAATGCGTTCGCGTTTTCACCGTGAACCTAAAATTCAAGCTTGTGAATTGTTGCTGCAAGAAAAAATGCCTCGCAATATCGCTATTGGTCATCCCCGTGCTGAAGAAGTAAAAGGCTCAAATAGTGTGCAGGCCTCTGAAGCTAACACGGTAAGAAGGTTAAGTGCCACAAGTAACGAAGTGCCGCTGACCCATTTGTTATCAAATGGACGTTACACAGTGATGTTAACCACCTCAGGTGCAGGTTATAGCCGTTGGCGTGACTTTGCTATCACTCGTTGGAACGAAGATAGTACCTGTGACAATAATGGTTCTTTTATTCTATTGCGTGATATAGAAAGCGGCAAATGTTGGTCTGGAACGGCTCAACCATTCGACGTTCATGGCGAGTTTCAGCCCTGTTTATTTGCTGAAGATCATGCTGAGTTTAGTATGCGTCAGGGGAACTTGAGCACTAAAATGGAAATATTGGTTTCTGGCGAGGATGATGGTGAAGTTAGACGACTTTCGGTGACGAACAACGGACATTTTTGTCATGAAGTCGAGGTCACATCCTATGCTGAACTAGTGCTTGCAGAAGCGGCCAACGACAACGCTCACCCTGCGTTTGCCAAAATGTTTGTGCAAACCGAGTTTATGCCCGAATTTGGCGCGTTAGTGGCTACTCGTCGCAAACGCTCGGCCAATGACACCGATATTTGGGCTGCTCATTTTGCCATTGTCGAAGGGGAGATATCAGCAATTCCCCAGTATGAAACCAGTCGTGCGGAATTTATTGGACGAGGAAATACTGTTGCCAGTGCGGCGGCCATGGGCATCACTGAATTATCCGCCGGCAAGCAGTTATCAAATACCGTAGGTTGTGTACTGGATCCAATCTTTGCTTTGCGCTTTCAACTCAAAGTGCCGCCAGGTGCTGTTGTACGGGTGGTGTATTGGACAGTGGTGGCCGCGTCTCGTGCTGAATTGCTGGAGCTGATTGACCGCCATAATGATCTTAGTGCCTACGATAGAGCAAAAACCTTAGCTTGGACTCAGGCTCAGGTACAACTTCGTTACTTAGGTATTAAAGATGCCGAGGTGGCAGACTTCCAACGACTGGCTGCGCCAATCATTTATGCCGATGCGCGTTTCAGAGCATCATCACAAGCTATAGTGCGCGGTATGGCATGTCAATCTGAACTCTGGACGCTTTCGATTTCCGGAGACTTACCGATAGTGTTGTTACGTATTGATGATATTGAAGACATGGCGGAAGTTAAACAGCTATTGCGTGCTCATGAATACTGGTGCATGAAGGGGCTTGCGGTGG harbors:
- a CDS encoding glucoamylase family protein, with protein sequence MSNLIYFLFGSACSEPPWDSLLPVREELFGIERLEQHAVTLAAAQIVAKSTPRGVPLQIRLKQNASVLLNAYRASAKELEAGHIVVPAAEWLLDNYHLVEQQIREVKEDLPPSFYRQLPKLSVGPFAGYPRVFGIAWAYVAHTDSHFDPDNLCRFIQAYQSVQPLTIGELWAIAITLRIVLIENLRRLADQFTVGRLARADADQLTDRLLVSGCAHSVLAEDIATRSSGPLSEPFAAQLAKRLRDQDPKTTPALEWLEQRLNAQELTVEAVVQRSQLRQGASNVTIRNVITSMRLISDIDWTELFERVSLVDKRLSEDSKFSELDFATRNLYRSAIEQLARGSLFSELEVAELALQTAEEASKNAENEREAERLGDPGYCLIEQGRRSFERSLKFKPKLGLWLSRLHIRIGLSGYIASILISALTLVLLSIYAFGFSQLPLSWLVLITALGFIPATEISTAIVNRSVTWRLGSRVLAGLELKSGVPAALRTLVVVPTLLTNEDDILEQVEQLEVHFLGGIDGHLSFALLVDGVDADQEVLDSDAPLLAKASAKINELNQRYGPGPTGKRFLLLYRHRLFNPSENKWMGWERKRGKLHELNRLLRGATDTSFMSSVGCMTDLPTNVRYVITLDADTRLPRDTAQRLIGKMGHPLNRPRLNPDTQRIEAGYGIIQPRVTPSLSVGTEGSFYQRVFSNPGGMDPYAAAISDVYQDLFGEGSYTGKGIYDIDAFESSLAGRVQKNTLLSHDLFEGIFARAALVSDIEVVEEFPARYDVLAKRQHRWIRGDWQLLPWIFARFTGVKSVSHIGRWKMLDNLRRSLVGPLTLLALLLSWLLPLSLAVISTALLLATMIIPAFIPSVFSLTPHKSSVNLANHLRMWTGDLRNAGAQVLFNLAFLPDHSWRTIDAISRTLLRVFFSHRGLLEWTSTAQSNGHPRLSLVGFYRTMWTGTVVSQVICLGLLVLAPTSWPLIVPFALLWLLAPLFAFFSSRSQPSALGQDTDQFSGELRLTARQTWRYFETFVTAQDNMLPPDNFQEEPQAVIAHRTSPTNIGLYLLSAVCARDFGWAGLQETIARLEVTFKTLKGLPRYKGHFYNWYSTQTLQVLLPAYVSSVDSGNLAGHLIALANACDEWQEQPMHNCISTGIQDNLKLLLEVTHPTTSNNSRPNQLLNTLITDISVLINGSQNIEVFAPTVLELTKKAQKLVNQQLSSDNQLYVTEVCFWLGSIGKLVTQQLLDQQALAKPEARNILIQRLYTLANTARYMAHEMDFAFLLDPERNLISIGYSLAENCLDPSCYDLLASEARLASLFAIAKGDVVTKHWFRLGRTATPLGNGSALISWSGSMFEYLMPSLVMRAPLGSLLEQTNCLVVERQQQYGHQLGIPWGISESSFNARDIELTYQYSNFGVPGLGLKRGLSENTVIAPYATGLATMVDPKAAVENYRRLEKMGARGTFGFYEALDFTPARLPLGADVAIVRSFMAHHQGMTIVAILNCLHKGLMRSRFHREPKIQACELLLQEKMPRNIAIGHPRAEEVKGSNSVQASEANTVRRLSATSNEVPLTHLLSNGRYTVMLTTSGAGYSRWRDFAITRWNEDSTCDNNGSFILLRDIESGKCWSGTAQPFDVHGEFQPCLFAEDHAEFSMRQGNLSTKMEILVSGEDDGEVRRLSVTNNGHFCHEVEVTSYAELVLAEAANDNAHPAFAKMFVQTEFMPEFGALVATRRKRSANDTDIWAAHFAIVEGEISAIPQYETSRAEFIGRGNTVASAAAMGITELSAGKQLSNTVGCVLDPIFALRFQLKVPPGAVVRVVYWTVVAASRAELLELIDRHNDLSAYDRAKTLAWTQAQVQLRYLGIKDAEVADFQRLAAPIIYADARFRASSQAIVRGMACQSELWTLSISGDLPIVLLRIDDIEDMAEVKQLLRAHEYWCMKGLAVDLVIINERTASYIQDLQNALDIAVRSSQSRPRFHKNIVGDQLNCSVHVLRADLIPSDTRKLLNAVARVVLIARHGLINKQVKLRTNEQTKDLISGAKPYHQIKNKSNDSQSDIEHRPELEFFNGMGGFADNGKEYVIYLENGQQTAAPWINVIANPNFGFHVSEQGSGYTWSENSRENQLTAWSNDAISDPSGEIIYIRDEQSLQLYTATAQPLHDNGKYVARHGFGYSQFEHQVDGLALNLLQYVPLQDSIKISRLSIRNDSGRARRLSVTAYTEWVLGTTRKQTGPYISSKLDPSTQAILLRNRWGMAFPERVAFADMGGKQTLWTTDRTEFIGRRGHKSAPQALLLKTPLTGTTGAGYDPCTALQQVIELADGESIECVVFIGQSANEQQALELINRYRQTDLNVVLDEVRQHWQSLLTAVQVKTPDRSMDIMLNGWLLYQTLACRIWARSSFYQASGAYGFRDQLQDGMALTFSRPDMTRSHILRAAARQFLEGDVQHWWLPHSGQGVRTHITDDRAWLALATTNYITTSGDHTILDEMVPFLDGPLLNAGQHDAFFKPEVTDESASLYEHCALGLEQSISLTGEHGLPLMGTGDWNDGMNLVGAQGKGESVWLGWLLIYTIDSFVVHALARGNEKDRLRGIRWQGHAKQLRENIDKHAWDGEWYRRATFDDGTWLGSNDNDECKIDSIAQSWAVLAKGTDTQRVASAMSQVEQNLILQQDGLALLFTPAFDHSVNNPGYIKGYPPGLRENGGQYSHAAMWLIFAFSQQGESKKACDLFNMLNPINHTSTPKDIERYKVEPYVVAADIYSVSPYIGRGGWTWYTGAAGWMYRAGIEAILGIRREGKTLIIQPCIPTKWPGFNASVKIESSHFDINVNNTPPLANNTLKSELDGVLLVNSKRRVDVALDGEVHNVKIWAIAPSTTGKDKA